In the genome of Streptomyces sp. NBC_00433, the window GGCGTGGACCGGCGGCGGCGGGGTCTCGCCGTTCACCGCCGTGTTGCCGCCGGACGGGTTGCCGACGCCGACCGCGCTCACACCGTTGCCCGACAGGTTCAGCGGCAGGTCGAGCGGCAGCAGCAGCCCGTTGCCCGCCAGCACACCCGCCGAGCCGTGCGTGTCACCCGCCGCGTGCGCGCCGCCCGAGCGGCCGCGCGCGATACCCGAGGCCACCGACTCGTCGGCCGCGGAACCCGCATGGCGGGCCGGGCGGGCCGAACCGCTCCTGCCGGGTGCCGCGGCCGACGAGGACGACCCCGACGACACGTTCGCACACGCGTTGCCCGACACCGAGTTCAGCAGGCCGACCACACTGATCGTATTTCCGCAGGCATTCACCGGCACATGCACGGGAACCTGCGCCGAATTGCCCGACAGGACTCCCGGTGAACCCGAGGCATCCCCTTCGGCGGCCGCATCAGCCTGCGCATATCCCGCGGAGGCCAGCACGCCGCCGGCGACCATCGCGGTGACAAGTCCCTTTCGGGCGAGCCTGTTCATACGATTCCTGCCTTCCGGACATCAACACGGGCCGCATGCCCGCACCGTGACAACGTCGCAGAGGGCCAATCACGTCATGCCGGCGGCTGATTTCATCCCAACGGGTGGGTTTTCGCCACCGAGTTGTGACAGCCGGATATTCACACCGGAGAAAGCGGTGACGACATGGCGGCCCGTCAGGCCGCCGCCGCTTCCTCGTCCTCGATACGCGCTCGGGCCGCCGCCAGCGCAGGGACGATCTCCCGGGTACCGGTGGTCACGCACAACGTGTACGCGGTGTCCCGGAGTTGCTGCGCGATGCGCGGGTCCGTGCTGTCGGCGTCGGAAAGTGCCTCGTAGCGTTCCACCAGGTTCCGCAGGACCGTCGGGTGGGCCATCAGCATCTTCGTACTCCTCGGTGATCGGTGAAGTCGCCCCCCGTATGCCCGCTCCCCACGAGGCGCATGCGGGATACACGCGCAATGTCGCGCACGTCTCATCGGCGCACGGGCCCGCCGCGCCGCCGCCCGCGCCCCCCAACTGCCCCCGCACGGAAGAGGACCGGGCGGGGGACCTGGATGGATGTCCCCCGCCCGGCCCGTGGAGCCCGGCGCTTTTCGCCGACGGAGCGACGAGTCGACCGATCGATACGGCCTGACCGCCGCCCCTTGCCCGACTCTCGCCTTAGTCGATACTGCGCAGGATGTGCGTCTCGCTCAGGTCGTCCTCATATCCCGCCAGACGGATCGGGGCGCACCGGGACCAGGTGTCCAGGGGGCCCTCGTCGTCCATGAGCGCCGCGGACTCGCCTTTGTGCTCCGCCGCTGTCTCTTTGCGCTTGAGCTGATCTCGTGACACCGCGCACTCCTTAGCGTCGCGTCGACCGGATGCGCCCTACGCGGCCATGGCCCTGCGTCGGACGCCCGGATGGATTCCAATTTCGGGCGGTGCGGACGCGGTGGCGCCTTGCGGTAGCCGGAATCGTGGCCGAGGTGGCGACTCGCTCCGGGACGGGTCCAAGGGGCCGGTACATCCCCTGGAACCTGCTCGTCCAGCACAGCGTATTCTGTCCGGCCCCGCCGCCACCAGCCGGTTTTGCCTCGTGTTCAGCTCCGGGGCGCCACCCGTACAACCGGCCGGACCCGGACCCGGCCGCCGCAGCACTGGGCACGGTTGCTACCGTTTCCCGTGCTCAAGAGCGAGAAGTACCGTAAAAACCCGACTGGGCCATCCGGGTCCGAGATACCCGGCCCGGCGCCCACCGGGCGCAAAAACCGGCTGCTCGCGGATATCGGCCCGCTGCGCGAGCACGCCGACTTCCGCCGTCTGTGGTTCGGCAACACCGTGTCCTACATCGGCCAGCAGATGACGGCGATGGCCGTCGCGCTCCAGGTCTACGCGATCACCGGCTCCAGCTTCTACGTCGGCCTGGTCGGCCTGTGCTCCCTGGTGCCGCTGGTCGTCTTCGGGCTCTACGGCGGCGCCGTCGCCGACGCCGTGGACCGCCGCAGGCTCGGCCTGGTGACCTCGACCGGCCTCACGGTCCTGTCCGCGGCGCTCGCCGCCGTGGCGATACTCCATGTGCGGTCCATCGCGGTGCTCTACGCGATCGTCGCCCTCCAGGCGGTCTGCTTCGCCATGAACTCCCCGGCCCGCTCCTCGATGATCCCCCGCCTGCTGCCCCCCGAGCAGCTGCCCGCGGCCAACGCGCTCGCGTCGCTGGCCGGCGGCGTCGGGCAGATGGCAGGACCCATGCTCGGCGGCGTCTTCGTCGGCCTGTGGGGCTACCAGGCCGCCTACCTGATCGACGCCGCCGCCTTCACCGCCTCCCTCTACGCGATGTGGCGGCTGCCCGCGATGCTCCCGGGCGACGGCGACGGGGCCGTCCGCCGCCGCCCCTCGGTCGTCGAGGGCCTGCGCTACCTGGCCGCCCGGCCCAACCTGCGCACCACCTTCGTCTCCGACCTCGCGGCCATGGTGCTGGCCCAGCCGCGCGTCCTCTTCCCCGCGGTCGCGGGCCTGTGGTTCGGCGGCGACACCCGCACGGTCGGCCTGCTGGCCGCCGCACCCGCGGTGGGCGCCCTGCTGGGCAGCGTCTTCTCCGGCTGGTACGGCCGCGTACGCCGCCAGGGCTTCGCCGTCCTGGCCGCGGTGGCCTCCTGGGGCGCCGCGGTCGCCGTCTTCGGCCTGACCCGCAACCTCTGGCTCGGCCTGTGCTTCCTCGCCCTCGCGGGCTGCGCCGACACCGTCAGCATGGTCTTCCGCAACACCATGCTCCAGTCCGCCGCCCCCGACGACATGCGCGGCCGCCTCCAGGGCGTCTTCCTCGTCGTGGTCGTCGGCGGCCCCCGCCTCGGCGACTTCCTCGCCGGCACCACCGCCGACCTCTTCTCCCCGACGACCGCCGTCGTCGGCGGCGGCCTCGCGTGCATCGCCGCGATCACGCTGACCGCGCTTTTCCAGCGCGGCTTCCTCTCCTACGACTCCCGGCGACCGGTCGCCTGAAACGCCGGTCGCCCGGCGCGTGCGCCGGCCGGGACGCGGGCAGTCGCCTGCGACCGCGGGCGGGCGCCGGGGCGCCGTACCCGGCGGGGCGCTGACACTGCGCGACGCCTGGCGCTGGGGGACCTCCCACCGAAGGCAGGGGGACTGCTCTGCGTTGTCGCAGTCGTCCGGGTGTTGTGAGGGCGACTCATCCGCCCTGCGACGTACCGCGCCGGACGCCGTGAACCTGCGTGGTCGCAGGAACCAGCCGTGGAGCAGGGCGGCTGCAATGGCCGCGAGGTGGTGCTGTCACGGGCCGGCCGCTGCCGCCGCGGCCGTCAGGAGGGTCGGTCGCTCTGCGGTGCCCGCCGCCGGCGACCCGCGCGGCTCCGCCGTCGAACCGGGGCAGGCGGCGCGCAGCGCGGCCAGCAGCTCTCCGGCGAGCGCGGCCCGTACCGAGGGATCCAAGTCCGCGCCCCGCCCCGAGGTCACCGCCCGGCCTCGCCGACGTAGACCCACGCGCCGCCCTCCCGCACGAAGCGGCTGTCCTCGTGCTGCTCGCCCGACGCGCCGCCGGCGCGGTAGCGCGCCCGGAATTCCACCGTCCCTTCCGAGTGGAAGGCGCTGCCCCCCGTGCTGCCGAGGATCTCCAGGCCGGTCCAGCGCACGTCCCGGTCCAGGGCCAGCTCGCGCGGCCTGGTCGAGGAGTGCCAGCTGCGCAGCAGATAGGCGGCGTCGCCCACGGCGAAGGCGCTGTAGCGCGACCTCATCAGCTGCTCGGCTGTCGCAGCCGCGGTACGACCCGCGTGCAGCGCGCCGCAGCAGTCGGCATATGCGGCGGCCAGGCCGCAGGGGCAGGGGGCGGGCTTGCGTGGCGCGGACATGCTCCGATTGTCGCGGACGATCGCTGCGCCATTCGCAGCAACGGGTGTTTCGTCCGCGGCTGAGCGGAAATGCGCTGACGGGGCAGCGGTCCCGCGGTCCCGCGCGACGGAAGGACACCACCGTGAGTACGGCACCCCAGCAGCACGCAGAACCCTCGGCCCAGGTCACCGTCACCCTCGACAGCTGCGCCAAGGAGGACGCCAGGACCGTGCTCGACGCGCTGCACACCAGCTTCGCGGGCGACCGCGGCACCGAGGACCCGCCCCGCGAGGCGCCCGGCGGCGGCCCCATCGTCTGGACCGCCACCTTCGACGTGGCCCGCACGCTCGCCGTACCGGGCAGCCCCGCCCGACTCGCCGACCCCGTCACCCTCACCGCCCAAGGCGGCTACCACGCGGTCGACCGCCTCCGCGAGGGCCTCGCCGAATCCTTCGCCGTCACGGTCGTCGGCACGGCCTCCGGCGACCAGGAGGAGGAAGTGGGCTTCCGCCTGGAAAACCGCTGACCAGCTCTTCGGGGCGACCTTCAGCATGCTGCGGCGAGCACCGCCGGTCACTTGTCCAGGGCGACCCTGACGAGC includes:
- a CDS encoding chaplin family protein — protein: MSGNACANVSSGSSSSAAAPGRSGSARPARHAGSAADESVASGIARGRSGGAHAAGDTHGSAGVLAGNGLLLPLDLPLNLSGNGVSAVGVGNPSGGNTAVNGETPPPPVHAPIPAPPGSVPEQVSPAETAPDAPTLAHTGAGGVGTAAAGSLALLLGGAVLYRRARGAARR
- a CDS encoding DUF5133 domain-containing protein, producing MLMAHPTVLRNLVERYEALSDADSTDPRIAQQLRDTAYTLCVTTGTREIVPALAAARARIEDEEAAAA
- a CDS encoding MFS transporter; its protein translation is MPGPAPTGRKNRLLADIGPLREHADFRRLWFGNTVSYIGQQMTAMAVALQVYAITGSSFYVGLVGLCSLVPLVVFGLYGGAVADAVDRRRLGLVTSTGLTVLSAALAAVAILHVRSIAVLYAIVALQAVCFAMNSPARSSMIPRLLPPEQLPAANALASLAGGVGQMAGPMLGGVFVGLWGYQAAYLIDAAAFTASLYAMWRLPAMLPGDGDGAVRRRPSVVEGLRYLAARPNLRTTFVSDLAAMVLAQPRVLFPAVAGLWFGGDTRTVGLLAAAPAVGALLGSVFSGWYGRVRRQGFAVLAAVASWGAAVAVFGLTRNLWLGLCFLALAGCADTVSMVFRNTMLQSAAPDDMRGRLQGVFLVVVVGGPRLGDFLAGTTADLFSPTTAVVGGGLACIAAITLTALFQRGFLSYDSRRPVA
- a CDS encoding YchJ family metal-binding protein, translating into MSAPRKPAPCPCGLAAAYADCCGALHAGRTAAATAEQLMRSRYSAFAVGDAAYLLRSWHSSTRPRELALDRDVRWTGLEILGSTGGSAFHSEGTVEFRARYRAGGASGEQHEDSRFVREGGAWVYVGEAGR